Genomic segment of Phycodurus eques isolate BA_2022a chromosome 13, UOR_Pequ_1.1, whole genome shotgun sequence:
ATGTTTTAGACTATTTCCTGAGGCTGTTAGAGCTTTGCTGGAGTTGGGGAAGGGGAGGGTATTATGGGGGTGATGCCGAGCTACCGCCATGAGTCAGATGAGTCAGCATGAAGCCAACATTGTCACCATCATGTCAAAGGTCAACACCCCTGAACATGCATCATAAATTCCATTTCATGTCCAGCCAGCCAGTCCTATGTGTGACTTTCACGTGGTTATTTTAAGACCAAAgagattttaacaagaaaagaaaaaaaaaaggaagttagTCCCTGAAAGCCTTCGAAGCCACCAAATATTTGAGACACTGTTTTTGTCACtaattaaaacagttcccaggtgtcttaataatgtCTTGACATGCTTTCATTAAAATAGACCCAGAATCGAGAATAATAATAGTATGCTCTTcgccattttctttttaggtTTTGCAGAACTCCGTCTGTCCTTTCTCATGACATGAAATGAGTCACTGTTCACCCCACTCCCTCTACTGAGGGGCCAATGTGACGATGCTGTTCGCTTGTACAGGAGCGggagccccaaaaaaaaagcaagcactAATggcatttttacttttaaatgcagcacttcatcaccaagccaccgAATTACACTCGTCAAATAGTGTTGTGGACCCATGCGTGTGGCGCATACAGCGGACACACCGCTGTAAGTTTGTGAGCGTTAAGCTAAGCAGAGGCAacgctatgtggttgttttaaatacacatagtgtattaaataaaaataatgcgaACAAcagcttgtatcttgaaaaaacggcaagtcaggtcactcgtatctcaaggcaccgctgtatcgGAACACATGAGACTGCATCCGTTGTGTGCATGCGCACTACAGACCCGGGATTGTCCCGCTTCCTGTGCCTACCTACCTCACCTCTGATGTGCCAACTTTGGGtaaaggcagtgtgaaagggatTGTGTGCAAagggattttgtacaaaaaatttaaatggactGTTGAAACGGCCGTCAATGGTATACTTAAATTGTCGCACCTTTTCTGGCAATGATTTTAATTCTTCATCTTATCGAGACTCTATGCTTCCAGTGTTTTtaaggcccttttctgttctcGGTGCACAAAGTGAGGTTCGGAAATGCACGCTGGGTGAGAATGGTGTAGAAGAAGCAGCGAAATGAGCTCACCATGTCGTTCATGTTAGTTTTGCTGGCGGGGTGGATGTCTTCCAGAAATCCCAGCAGGTAGAAGGTGAAACGGTCCATCAAATGGACACCGATGGCCGAATCTGGTTGGTGCTGCAATGAAGCACAAATTAACTCATGGCCAATCTTCATATTTTTGCAATAAAGCGGATAATAATGCAAATGGTTAAAGTGTAACTATTCATGCAAGCAGGTAACCAACCGACAAGGAGTCCTCTCCGACTTGACTGCTGGCTATAGCTATGATGTTTGGAGAGTAGAACCTTTCGTACATGGAAGCTCCCTGACAGGTGTCGATGATGAAAAGCAGCTCGTTGTACCTGCCATCACACGTACACCCCGTCAAAAAAAGAAGTCATCCAGTTGGAGAAAACCTGTCAtgcacacacaactgaaatcatctttccttgAGCTGTTGCTATGGCAACTATGAAAAATATTGCGTTCGTCCATGTGTATTTATGTTGCGGCAAGGTATGAGACTTATTAGTTCTGCCCGGACtgccttgtttttttgggagacTTATAGTAGTTTAATTTTGCACTCAATAGATGCCTCTCCCTTTCTGCAGTCAAGTAAATAGTGGTAGCAAGTTGTAAACACGTAcgagtacttacatttgagtactctcTTATACAGAGTACCAACATTTGATAATGCCGTTacgtcttgcaattgtacacTTTCCAAAACGAGTACAGACGTACAGTATCGGCATTAAAACTGATACTGGCGTCGGTATCGGTACGGCTTTGCTagtaagtacaaccccaattccaatgaagttgggacgttgtgttaaatataaataaaaagagaatacaatgatttgcatatcatgttcaacctatatttaattgaatacactacaaatataagataataaagtttatcagtttgaacattagatgttttcagcaaataatcattaacttagaattttatggctgcaacacgttccaaaaaagctgggacaggtggcaaaaaagactgagaaagttgaggaacgctcatcaaacacctgtttggaacatcccacaggtgaacaggctaattggtagcaggtgggtgccatgattgggtctaaaaggagcttccctgaattactcagtcagtcacaagcaaagatggggcgaggttcacctctttgtgaacaagtgcgtgagaaaatagtccaacagtttaaggacaatgttcctcaatgtacaatagcaaggaatttatggattatcatcatctacggtccataatatcatcaaaaggttcagagaatctggagaaatcagtgcatgtaagcggcaagaccgaaaaccaacattgaatgcccgtgaccttcgatccctcaggcggcactgcatcaaaaaccgacatcaaggtgtaaaggatatcaccacatgggctcaggaacacttcagaaaaccaatgtcagtaaagacagtttggtgctacatccgtaaattcaacttgaaactctactatacaaagcaagagccatttatcaacaacacccagaaacgctgccagcttctctggccccgagctcatctaagatggactgatgcaaagaggaaaagtgtagtaaatgagtgcgggtactagactggcctgtctgcagtccagacctgtccaccattgaaaatgtgtggcgcattatgaagcgtaaaatacgacaatggggaccccggactgttgaacagctgaagctgtacatcaagcaagaatgggaaagaattccacatacaaagcttcgacaattagtgtcctcagttcccaaacgtttattgaatgttgttaaaagaaaaggtgatgtaacctGTCCCAGGTGATgtaacctgtcccagcttttttggaacgtgttccagccataaaattcgaagttaatgattatttgctaaaaacaataaagtgtatcagtttgaacattaaatatcttgtctttgtagtgtattcaattaaatacaggttgaacatgatttccaaatcattgtattctgtttttattcatgtttaacacaacgtcccaacttcattggaattgtataaTGGTTTCAGTTCAAAGACACTATACTTTACATGCACCCAACTGCATTTGACCTGcatttgctaaccaaaacagaaaCACCTAGCGAGGCATGTGGAGACTGGCCACATGTTGTAAACATGTTCCCTGCACAGCATTAATGATATGTGACCTTATGCAGCATCTTTAGCGACAATTACAGTTCCAGTATGATGCAATTGCTTCACAATATTGTGCACATTTGAATGTATGTTTGATTTCTTCGTGATTGCTCACATTGCTTTTACAAGTACAAGGATATTTATTTACCTCCTTTTTTGCCACATCTGTTCAAAGGCATCTGCCAGCTCCACATTGCTGATCTCCTCAGAGTCCTGGAACTTCAGGAAGCCATTGCCACCATGGCcttgtaaaacaaacacacattttaaaagcaaTCTGTTCATCTTGTAACTAATACAGGGATACATgggtaaaacacaatatattaaTTCCACCAATATCTATAAAATGTCACTAACTGATAATCATTCTGTAAGACTTTCGTGTTCCACTTCCGTTAGGCATCTTTAACAGGTaggacaaaaatgatgaaatttTACTTAAAACAGTGCTTGGACAGTTAATAAGAATTTGTGACAGTTTGACATTTTACTTTCAAGCAACTTGGACGTTAACCAGCCTCCAATATACAACAAGACAGAAATGCAACGGTGGATGTGTGCTTTAATACTGACCTGTCAGGTAAATGAGGATGTTGCTTCGGTCATCAGACAGAAGACGTTTGGAGCGCGGCGTGCTAGGGGGAAGCCTCCCTGTCAGAACTCGCAGGTAATTCTCCACAGTCACCTGAACGTGAAGACAGCAAAATTATACAGACTACCCTGCTGGATGGCGACTCTTTTAAAACAAGGTCAAAAAACtgggaaatgcatttttttgggtgtagGGGAGGAACCACATTTCAACCAAAGTAATTTTACGCAGTTAGGCATTTTCGGGAGGCCTGTTGTGTTTGGATTGAACTATTGTTAAAATTTAGCATGGTGCGTTTCTTACAGTGATTGCCAACCGTCCAGACACTCAAAGGTTCTTTAAAAAATTCCTAGCTCGAGGGTAACATTCCTACTCTCAAACTGCACAATACGAGGGCCAGGAATTAAAGGTTAAAGGAATTTAAGATGCAAAGGTGGCTTGACTTTGGATCTTGCTGAACAGACCTCGTAACCTCGGTAGTCCACCTCCACGTCGTCGCCATACACGTTCAGCTCCATGTTCTTGTGGCTGAACACGGTGGCCGGCTTCGGGTTCCTGTGGCTGCAAGCCATGTCGTCTGCCAGCATCAACACAATGTGGCTAGTAGACcaggaaaaagtttgaaaattaacTAGAGAATAGAATGTCCGTAGCAATTGTATGTGAATGCTCCAATAAGGAGCTCAAATGTTATAGAATTAACTGAAATGTAGGAAAGCGAACGTAAGaattggaaaatgtaaaaataatgaattataGTACCAATATAATGAGAATTGCAGTGCGATCGATGAGGATTTTACATCTTGCCCTGTATTTACATACTGTTTCTAATTATAATTGCTTAAAGCCTAACATGGAACAGCATGTATGctatatgtatgcatgtatgatTGTATGTTGCCaaggaaaataaatactgaaaaattTGGAAAACtggggaatgtgaaaaataggTACTTCGATGTACTGATGAGCGGAAGATTGATGTTGGAATGGTTTGGTCGGAAATGTGGAAGTATTAGgtaaatttgtaaaatgtcGCCATTAGTTTGTTatggaaaatgtgaaatgctGAAAAAAGTGGGAATTTGGGGAACGTGAAAAATACTTTCCAATATGGCACGACCTGTCACATCCCCCTTTTGAGCTTTGTGTCTTGGGCGACTCTGAGCTACAAGGGTCAAAGTCTTCAGCACATTTCATGTGTGTGGACGACAAGAAAACCTAACGCCCAAGGATGCTGGTACATTGTGCTGCGCACAACGGCGTACGACAAGCAAACTGTatgttttcacaggtgaaaataatttgggtttttttttccacgctttggcattgacccaaaaaaaagtagAGAAAGAGAAACGTCCATCTGGGAAATGCCTTTGACGATCACAGttgacctccccaacatggccgcgaCGTTGGCATGTATTCTATCTAAGCGGTGTATCTACTATTCATATCTATGATATTCACCTATCGGGGATGCCGAGACGCTTGACACTCCTGTACACGGATAGAGTGTTGGCCACATGACGGTAGTTAAACCAGAACCTGGACGTGCACACCTGTTAACAGCACACAGGTTGAAGCGTGATAAAGACGACAGAATAGCAACTCGTGACTTTAAAGGGACGTTGCATCACTGACCAGAACCACCCAGTTGTTGGTGTGACCGCTGCTGAAGAACTGCCCGGCAGTGTCCTGGTTTAATAGGGTGAGAAAAGACAAAcgcgtttgtttgtttaaaaaaaaaaaaaaaataggtgttagttaaaaaaattataatatatataaatatatatatatatatatatatatatatatatatatatatataggaccATAACATGAGAGCACGGCAAGCTAGCAGGAACATGACAACAAGCATAAAGGCACGGGAAGCGAACCGGTGAAATGCGTCGCCCACCCGCGTAAAACCGTAAAATAATCAAGGCTTACCTGGACATGAATGCCGTCTGCTGAGAAAAGGCTGCTCAATAAGATTGTGAGAGTGGGAATTTTCATTGTGTGGTAGTGACACCAGGAAGAGACgcggaaaaaaaaataccccgGCTAAGTTAAATGAGTACTTCCGGTTAGTACGTGTCAAAATAAGAGCTTGTAACGATGACTGTCACGTAATTTATGTcataaaacaaatcattttagtTCAATATCATGACTGTGTTGCCCCTGTCATACAatagctgtttaaaaaaaaaaaggactaggaagtaatgaagtacaaatacttactTACTTTCACC
This window contains:
- the pigk gene encoding GPI-anchor transamidase isoform X1 encodes the protein MKIPTLTILLSSLFSADGIHVQDTAGQFFSSGHTNNWVVLVCTSRFWFNYRHVANTLSVYRSVKRLGIPDSHIVLMLADDMACSHRNPKPATVFSHKNMELNVYGDDVEVDYRGYEVTVENYLRVLTGRLPPSTPRSKRLLSDDRSNILIYLTGHGGNGFLKFQDSEEISNVELADAFEQMWQKRRYNELLFIIDTCQGASMYERFYSPNIIAIASSQVGEDSLSHQPDSAIGVHLMDRFTFYLLGFLEDIHPASKTNMNDMFKVCPKSQCVSTVGHRTDLFLRDPGSVLITDFFGSVRKVEITMETINLTEPITLVEDNSDNGELQKASLSYVDQLPVSEIIHQKPKQKDWHPPDGFILGLWTLILLVFFKTYGMKHLKHIF
- the pigk gene encoding GPI-anchor transamidase isoform X3, translating into MKIPTLTILLSSLFSADGIHVQDTAGQFFSSGHTNNWVVLVCTSRFWFNYRHVANTLSVYRSVKRLGIPDSHIVLMLADDMACSHRNPKPATVFSHKNMELNVYGDDVEVDYRGYEVTVENYLRVLTGRLPPSTPRSKRLLSDDRSNILIYLTGHGGNGFLKFQDSEEISNVELADAFEQMWQKRRYNELLFIIDTCQGASMYERFYSPNIIAIASSQVGEDSLSHQPDSAIGVHLMDRFTFYLLGFLEDIHPASKTNMNDMFKVCPKSQCVSTVGHRTDLFLRDPGSVLITDFFGSVRKVEITMETINLTEPITLVEDNSDNGELQKASLSYVDQLPVSEIIHQGLIYYL
- the pigk gene encoding GPI-anchor transamidase isoform X2, whose product is MKIPTLTILLSSLFSADGIHVQDTAGQFFSSGHTNNWVVLVCTSRFWFNYRHVANTLSVYRSVKRLGIPDSHIVLMLADDMACSHRNPKPATVFSHKNMELNVYGDDVEVDYRGYEVTVENYLRVLTGRLPPSTPRSKRLLSDDRSNILIYLTGHGGNGFLKFQDSEEISNVELADAFEQMWQKRRYNELLFIIDTCQGASMYERFYSPNIIAIASSQVGEDSLSHQPDSAIGVHLMDRFTFYLLGFLEDIHPASKTNMNDMFKVCPKSQCVSTVGHRTDLFLRDPGSVLITDFFGSVRKVEITMETINLTEPITLVEDNSDNGELQKASLSYVDQLPVSEIIHQSCLCLTG
- the pigk gene encoding GPI-anchor transamidase isoform X4; its protein translation is MKIPTLTILLSSLFSADGIHVQDTAGQFFSSGHTNNWVVLVCTSRFWFNYRHVANTLSVYRSVKRLGIPDSHIVLMLADDMACSHRNPKPATVFSHKNMELNVYGDDVEVDYRGYEVTVENYLRVLTGRLPPSTPRSKRLLSDDRSNILIYLTGHGGNGFLKFQDSEEISNVELADAFEQMWQKRRYNELLFIIDTCQGASMYERFYSPNIIAIASSQVGEDSLSHQPDSAIGVHLMDRFTFYLLGFLEDIHPASKTNMNDMFKVCPKSQCVSTVGHRTDLFLRDPGSVLITDFFGSVRKVEITMETINLTEPITLVEDNSDNGELQKASLSYVDQLPVSEIIHQAMSQ